In Geopsychrobacter electrodiphilus DSM 16401, a single window of DNA contains:
- a CDS encoding bifunctional folylpolyglutamate synthase/dihydrofolate synthase, protein MDYSSSLDYLYALQHFGIKLGLENTRRLLESLDNPQRKLRIVHIAGTNGKGSTAAALEQVLRSLGFSTGLYTSPHLHSFTERIRINNRSISEAEVVRQTQEIRACGAEIIPTFFEFTTVMALRVFAEQKVDWVILETGLGGRLDSTNVVCPALCIITPVALDHAAHLGETLTLIAREKAGIIKDAVQLICARQQPEVAEVLRQVAQHKQAPLLLAGRDFSWDLPPLPFGFHGRSLEIPELESGLPGVYQRENISLALAAVEQLLPAELLDLKLIRGAVAELRWPGRLEWVGDILLDGAHNPHAALGLAEFLAQENLQGLLWVVAVKGDKDVTGILTPLFPHVEQVFSAPLKAEPSASAPNILEIARQNGVSGEVFCNLEDALMKAIRVRKSGQKILVAGSLFLVAQLREQCLHLSGVGI, encoded by the coding sequence ATGGACTATTCGTCCAGCCTCGATTACCTCTATGCCTTACAACATTTCGGCATAAAGCTCGGGCTTGAAAATACCCGTCGACTGCTAGAGTCGCTGGACAATCCGCAACGTAAGCTGCGGATTGTCCATATTGCCGGAACCAATGGCAAGGGCTCGACGGCGGCTGCGCTGGAGCAGGTTTTGCGTAGCCTGGGCTTTTCAACCGGCCTTTACACCTCACCTCATCTCCACAGCTTTACCGAGCGGATCCGCATTAACAACCGCTCGATCAGCGAAGCGGAGGTTGTGCGACAAACTCAAGAGATTCGAGCTTGTGGTGCAGAGATCATCCCGACTTTTTTTGAGTTTACGACGGTCATGGCCTTGCGCGTTTTTGCCGAGCAGAAGGTCGACTGGGTGATACTGGAGACCGGATTGGGTGGGCGGCTTGATTCGACCAATGTGGTTTGTCCTGCCTTGTGTATCATTACGCCTGTAGCGCTCGACCACGCGGCTCACCTCGGCGAGACGCTGACCCTGATTGCCCGGGAGAAGGCAGGCATTATAAAGGACGCCGTCCAGCTGATCTGTGCTCGGCAACAGCCTGAGGTGGCCGAAGTCTTGCGTCAGGTTGCTCAGCACAAACAGGCCCCCTTATTATTGGCGGGGCGTGATTTTTCTTGGGATTTGCCTCCGCTCCCTTTTGGTTTTCACGGTAGATCACTGGAAATTCCCGAGCTTGAGTCTGGTCTGCCTGGTGTCTATCAGCGCGAAAATATTTCCCTTGCCCTGGCCGCTGTCGAGCAACTTTTGCCCGCTGAGCTTCTTGATCTAAAACTTATCAGGGGTGCCGTTGCTGAGCTGCGTTGGCCGGGTCGACTTGAATGGGTCGGGGACATCCTGCTCGATGGAGCACATAACCCTCATGCAGCTCTGGGCCTGGCTGAATTTCTCGCCCAGGAAAATTTGCAGGGTCTGCTCTGGGTCGTTGCAGTCAAAGGGGATAAGGACGTCACGGGGATTTTGACACCTCTCTTTCCCCACGTTGAACAGGTTTTTTCGGCCCCGCTGAAGGCTGAACCTTCCGCCTCTGCACCGAATATTCTGGAAATCGCCAGACAGAATGGAGTTTCCGGCGAAGTTTTTTGCAACCTGGAGGATGCATTGATGAAGGCCATCAGAGTTAGAAAGTCGGGGCAAAAAATTCTGGTTGCTGGCTCCCTTTTTCTGGTGGCTCAGCTGCGTGAACAGTGTCTACATCTTTCTGGAGTCGGCATTTGA
- the accD gene encoding acetyl-CoA carboxylase, carboxyltransferase subunit beta produces MAWFKSKKAPVTAVERKKIQMPEGVWTKCKNCQEIIYAKEILRNLNVCPKCDYHFRISARERIDLILDEGSFVEMDAKVRSVDFLEFKDTKKYKDRIRDAVKKSGDGDAVICGSGTIDGLPTIVGVFDFSFMGGSMGSVVGEKLTRAIEKGLKVKAPVLIFSSSGGARMQESILSLMQMAKTSAALGKLKAAGIPFISVLTDPTTGGVTASFAMLGDINMAEPRALIGFAGPRVIEQTIRQTLPDGFQRSEYLLEHGMVDMIVPRSEMKERLSQILRIFTNS; encoded by the coding sequence ATGGCTTGGTTTAAGAGTAAGAAAGCGCCGGTCACGGCCGTTGAAAGAAAGAAAATCCAGATGCCTGAAGGGGTTTGGACCAAATGCAAGAACTGCCAGGAGATTATCTACGCCAAGGAGATCCTGCGTAACCTCAATGTGTGCCCCAAGTGTGATTATCATTTTCGTATCAGCGCCCGGGAGCGGATCGATCTGATTCTGGATGAGGGTTCGTTTGTCGAGATGGATGCAAAGGTCCGTTCGGTTGACTTTCTGGAGTTCAAAGACACCAAAAAATACAAAGACAGAATTCGCGATGCGGTCAAAAAATCAGGTGATGGTGATGCCGTTATTTGTGGCAGCGGCACCATCGATGGGCTACCGACGATCGTCGGCGTCTTTGACTTCTCCTTTATGGGGGGAAGTATGGGGTCGGTCGTTGGTGAAAAACTGACACGCGCCATCGAGAAAGGGCTTAAGGTCAAGGCTCCGGTCCTGATCTTCAGTTCATCGGGTGGGGCGCGGATGCAGGAGAGTATCCTGTCGTTGATGCAGATGGCCAAGACCAGTGCGGCGCTGGGCAAGTTGAAAGCGGCAGGAATTCCGTTTATTTCGGTATTGACCGATCCGACGACCGGTGGTGTGACTGCCAGTTTTGCCATGCTCGGTGATATCAATATGGCCGAGCCGCGTGCCTTGATCGGCTTTGCCGGACCGCGGGTTATAGAGCAGACGATTCGCCAGACTCTGCCGGATGGTTTTCAGCGTTCTGAGTATCTGCTTGAGCATGGCATGGTCGATATGATTGTGCCGCGGAGCGAAATGAAAGAACGTCTTTCGCAGATATTGCGGATCTTCACTAATAGTTGA
- a CDS encoding 3',5'-cyclic-nucleotide phosphodiesterase, which produces MQLKVLGSSGSRAPGFHASCLLINQRLLLDAGTVSFALSLEEQAQIDDVLLTHAHLDHMVDLAFLADNMMGLRTKSIRVWAPEPVLAMVSEHLLNNKVWPDFTRLPSSDRPVLRYCPLPPEGPVEIAGLQVSWRQTNHPVHTVGYLFETEHAAILYSGDTSDTEEIWQLGRECTKLRGAFIETSFPNRLDDLAIRSGHMTPAMLEKQLVKLDRDDVPVYIFHMKQQYLDELQRELSQSAHPQLTVLRGGEIYEI; this is translated from the coding sequence ATGCAACTGAAGGTTCTCGGCAGCAGTGGATCCCGTGCTCCCGGTTTTCATGCCAGCTGTCTGTTGATCAACCAGCGATTGCTGCTGGATGCCGGAACCGTCAGCTTTGCCTTGAGCCTTGAAGAGCAAGCCCAGATCGATGATGTGTTGCTGACTCACGCCCATCTTGATCACATGGTTGATCTGGCCTTTCTGGCCGACAATATGATGGGTTTGCGAACAAAGTCGATTCGGGTTTGGGCGCCTGAACCTGTTCTCGCCATGGTAAGTGAGCATCTACTGAACAACAAGGTCTGGCCAGACTTTACCCGTCTTCCCAGTTCTGACCGTCCGGTCTTGCGGTACTGTCCGCTGCCGCCGGAGGGACCTGTAGAAATTGCCGGCTTGCAGGTGAGCTGGAGACAGACCAACCACCCGGTGCATACCGTCGGCTATCTGTTCGAAACTGAGCATGCCGCGATTCTTTATTCGGGCGACACCAGTGATACAGAAGAGATCTGGCAGTTAGGGCGTGAATGCACTAAGCTGCGTGGTGCATTTATTGAAACCTCTTTTCCTAATCGCCTTGACGATTTAGCGATACGCAGTGGACACATGACACCAGCGATGTTGGAAAAACAGCTGGTAAAACTGGACCGGGACGATGTTCCGGTGTACATCTTTCATATGAAGCAGCAGTATCTCGATGAGTTGCAACGTGAACTTTCACAGTCGGCCCATCCGCAGTTAACGGTGCTCCGCGGAGGCGAAATCTACGAGATCTGA
- the trpA gene encoding tryptophan synthase subunit alpha gives MNRITQVFAQLKQADRPGLIPFITAGDPDLATSLVLVRTLVAAGADVIELGFPFSDPMADGPTIQAASERALAAGTSLAGVLSLVAEVRRESQVPIVLMGYFNPVYRYGVERFAVDAAAAGVDGLLLVDLPPEEADEVLPALKLHGIDIITLLAPTTPPERMKRLAELGSGYLYYVSMTGVTGSKKLDPEEIRQAVTEVRKLSPIPVGVGFGITTAEDAAIVGSYADAVVVGSALVKVIADHAHQPDLQQQVHRFITDLRQGLENCR, from the coding sequence ATGAATCGCATTACACAGGTTTTTGCTCAACTTAAACAGGCCGACCGTCCCGGGTTGATCCCGTTTATTACCGCTGGTGATCCTGATCTTGCAACCAGTCTGGTGCTGGTGCGCACCCTTGTTGCTGCCGGTGCGGATGTGATTGAGCTCGGCTTTCCGTTTTCTGATCCCATGGCCGACGGTCCCACGATTCAAGCGGCATCGGAACGCGCTCTTGCCGCCGGAACCAGTCTTGCAGGTGTTTTGAGCCTGGTTGCGGAAGTGCGTCGGGAGTCACAGGTGCCGATCGTACTCATGGGGTATTTCAATCCGGTCTATCGCTACGGTGTTGAACGTTTTGCGGTCGATGCTGCTGCTGCCGGGGTCGACGGCCTGTTGCTGGTTGATCTGCCGCCGGAAGAGGCCGATGAGGTTCTCCCGGCACTCAAGCTGCACGGTATCGATATAATTACCCTGCTGGCGCCGACCACTCCGCCCGAGCGAATGAAGCGTCTTGCCGAACTGGGTAGCGGGTACCTCTATTATGTTTCCATGACCGGGGTGACTGGCTCTAAAAAGCTCGATCCCGAAGAGATTCGTCAGGCCGTCACTGAGGTCCGGAAATTGAGCCCGATTCCAGTGGGTGTCGGTTTTGGCATTACTACCGCTGAAGATGCTGCGATAGTCGGCAGTTATGCAGATGCCGTGGTGGTAGGGAGTGCTCTGGTTAAAGTAATAGCCGATCACGCACATCAACCTGATCTGCAACAGCAGGTGCATCGTTTTATTACTGACCTACGGCAGGGGCTTGAAAACTGTCGCTGA
- a CDS encoding SRPBCC family protein — MLKKIIVLAGLLVIALVLLLLTTQQSSFSVESHRDYQVSQAGLWQVLAEVRQWPRWWPGAEKAELAGSFSTGNAMHLDLKGMSAETPVILTRVDRPRILIWERSGVLMSRAGTRFDLEPIEGGCRLRIENFIRGPQAMLAHITGEEAFLKYQSKLLENLDLYLQSRPISGGEKD, encoded by the coding sequence ATGCTGAAAAAAATTATCGTGCTTGCGGGCCTGCTCGTCATCGCCCTTGTTTTGCTCCTTCTGACCACGCAACAAAGCTCTTTCTCGGTTGAGAGCCACAGGGACTATCAGGTATCGCAAGCTGGTCTCTGGCAGGTTCTGGCTGAGGTGAGGCAATGGCCTCGCTGGTGGCCTGGCGCAGAGAAAGCCGAGCTTGCAGGGAGCTTTTCAACGGGGAATGCAATGCATCTTGATCTCAAGGGCATGTCGGCAGAAACCCCGGTGATCTTGACGCGGGTCGACAGACCCAGAATCCTGATCTGGGAGCGAAGCGGCGTCTTGATGAGTCGGGCGGGTACCCGTTTTGATCTTGAGCCAATTGAGGGGGGATGCCGACTTAGAATCGAAAATTTTATTCGTGGCCCACAGGCTATGCTCGCTCATATAACTGGAGAAGAGGCCTTTCTTAAATACCAGTCGAAATTGCTTGAAAACCTTGATCTTTATCTGCAGTCAAGGCCGATCTCGGGTGGAGAAAAGGATTGA